The segment CCTGCGGATGGCCTTGGTCGGATCGAAATTCACGGCGCGAGTGGTTGTGGTACCGCCGATTGGCGTCGTTAACCGTAAGTAGGCAAAGGCGGTCATTGGCGCGCGTCTTGGCTGCGGCCGGATGATGTTCTTCGAGCCACTCTTGGACCTGCTCGGTGGTGCTGGGTCCCAGTTCCTTGATCGCATCCAGGACGCGCCAATAGAGCGCCCCCATATCCAAGCGTTGCTGCTGTGCCACGTCCCGGCTCCCTGCTTTCTATAGGGCCATATTACCGAGGCACTGCTCACGGCCTGAGACGATCTGGCGGTCATGTAGGGGAGTTTTCCAACCTTTTGGTCATTGTCGCAATCAGCTAACCGATGCTCACTGGTCAGACCTTGCCATGCTCCGGCCCGTGCCAAAAGGTAGGTGTCGTCCTGGCACTCAAGCTTCCAGGTAATCCTGAAGCCCAAACGGATTGAGGAACTGCCGTCCCCAGAGTGCGTTGCGCTCGGCTTCACCCAATCCCGCCTCGCCGCATATCGCTTGCCAATGGGCCCTGATGGCCGAGAGCTGTGCATCAATGATGCCGCGCGCCTCTTCCCTGGAGAGCTGGAAGTGTGGCGCTGCCTCCACGCAGAGCGTCAGGCGACTGAAGCGACGGTCGCCGAGGATCTTCATGGCCTGGGTCGCTTCCTGCCCCGCACGGGGTTGGGGGCAGATGTCGTAGGCAGGCGTCAGCGACAGTCGCGTACCGTCCCAGAACGCGGCGTGGTTGCGCGCATGGTCGTCGGTGTTGCCGCACAGGATGTTGAAGACCAATCGCCCGAACAGTTCGTGCAGCGCAACCCGGGGCCGTTCGAAGCGATGGCGGATAATCTCGGCGAGATCCTCGTAGCTGGCGTAGGCGGCCATCATCTCGTCCAGCGCCAGCAGCGTCAGCGCCGAGACCTGGCCGCGTCGTCGCCATTGGCCATCGACATGCATCACGCGATCGAAGCGCTCGACCAGCAGCACGTCCTTGCCGGCCACATGCATCAGCTTCACGGGCGCCACGTCCAAGCCGACCAAGGCGGCCAGCCGCATGGCGAGAAATTCCAGCTTCACGACGGGCTGCACGTCCGTGCTGCTGGAGAACTTGGCAATCCATCGGCGGCCCTTATCCCACAGCGTCGCCTTGGGCCGGGCGCCGCCGATGGCGGTGCCGTGCTGGATGGCCTCGGCAAGGGCCGGGGAGAGCGGCAGGCCGCGTTCCACAAGCTCGGCGCTCTCCATGAGTTCTTCCAGCGGCGCACCATCGCCCTGACGCGGTATGTACTGGCTTGGCGAGGCCTGGAAATCCAGCGCACCGATCCGATCGGAGCCGGACTGCAGCAGATAGCTCAACTCATCGAGGATCGCGGTGTCGGCATCACGTCCGGCCTGTCCCAGCAACCGATTGAGGATGACCCGACGGCCCCACGCATCCGGAGCGGCGTCACGCAGGCACCCGGGCATGCTGAGGCCAGTGGGGAGGGGCAGCAGGCTCGGTTGGAGCGGGAGTTCCGGCAGGTAGAGCGGCACCGCCTCCTCGCGAGCGAGGTAGCTTTGGCCATAGTTGAATTGCAGCCCGGCCGGCGTCGCCGCCAATCGCCCGGCCACCACGGGGTCCACTCGGTCCGGTAGCCAGGTCCAGACGTATGCCTCACGCGGTGCACGCGCCTCAGAAGTCATCCTTTACCTCGTCGCGTGGTGCGTGCACGGTCTTGGGAAGGAGCGTCAGTCGGTCCTCGATCTCGCGGCCGTGCTTCTGCAGGGCGCCCACGTCCGGTTCGAACAACGAGACACCGAGGATGGCTGCCAACTCGAACACCACGCCGATTTCGCAGCGCGGATCCCCCTTTTCGATTCGGTAAAGCAGGTCCCGGGAAATGCCGGCTCGCTCGGCAAGCGCCTGGGTCGACACTTTCCTTTCGATACGGGAGGCACGCAGCAGGCTGCCCAGCAGGTTCAGTGCGTGCTGGGTGTAGCGCGAATAGGTGCGGTTGCGACTCCGGGCCATGGCCCATAGTAGTCTTATGAATAAGACATTACAACGATCTAGTCTTATAAAAAAGACATATTTTCGGCCATGACGCGGCTTTGCCGTTCCCGGCCCGGTCGATCTTGTCCGCTTGGCCTTGCATGAGGTCCTGGCCGCATCCCTTCAGGCCATGTGGGCCAGCGCCGCCAGCAACCAACTGATGCTCGTCTGTGCACGAGAGCGCTTTACCCCGGTCTTGCGGGGACGATTGTCTTTGCGCTCGTGGGGATTGGCGATCCGGATCCAATATCGACCGCGCTCATGGTGATACGAGGCCAGGTCATCGGGCTTGTCGACGCGGACCTTGTGCTTGCTTTCCGTCCTCTTGTGATGCGTGACGTGCATCGCTTCCACGCCCAGATCCGGGGCCAGCCGATTGAGTTCCATCATCCAGTGGCGGACCTGGTCCCCCGACATCGATGCCCAGTCATGATCTTTTTTCTTCGCCGCGACCCACTGCGCCGCCACCGCCTGAATCTTCGACCGATCCGAGCGCGCCGCGGGCAAGAGTAGGGCGAGGACGTGGGTCACGGCGTCGAGCTCGGTCTGCCGACGGGGATAGCCCTCCCATTCCTTGAGCGCCGGGTCCTCCAGCAGTGATTGCAGGTTCACCCCCTGCCGGAACCCCGAGATGTCCTTCGAATCCACGATCTCGTGAAGCGTCCTGCCGCGCGGCTCCAGCCACTGCAGCCGGTCGGGGTAACGCTTGGCGATGAGGGCCATGAGCACGTCGAGCTTCTTCATCTCGATGCGAGTTGTCGCCTCGTATCCGAGCATGGCGAGCAGCTGAGCCGCCTCATGCCGAGGTGGCCCAAATCGTCCCTCCCACTTCTGGACGTGCTCATTGAAGCGGCCCGACCAGCTGCTCAGGAAGAGCAGGAGATCCAGGCAATGGACGTAGTGCTCATAGGTCGTGAGCTCCGATCCGTGGCCCATCACCATGGCGACCGCGGAGCCGCGTCCCCCACGGCGGTAGAGCTGGCCGGAGACCGCGGCCTCGATTGGGGCCGACCGCTCGATCGCACTTTTCATCCACCCGGACAGGTAGGGGTGTTTGTCGATGCGCAGATCGCTGGCCAGCGCGCCGAACACGGCGAGGGTGGCGGTGCTGTGCCGCAGGTTGTGTGGATGCAGGCGGCGGTCCCCGGTCACGCGTACCAACAGGTCGTTGATCTTCCCGACCACCGGATGACCCTCG is part of the Dyella thiooxydans genome and harbors:
- a CDS encoding type II toxin-antitoxin system HipA family toxin produces the protein MTSEARAPREAYVWTWLPDRVDPVVAGRLAATPAGLQFNYGQSYLAREEAVPLYLPELPLQPSLLPLPTGLSMPGCLRDAAPDAWGRRVILNRLLGQAGRDADTAILDELSYLLQSGSDRIGALDFQASPSQYIPRQGDGAPLEELMESAELVERGLPLSPALAEAIQHGTAIGGARPKATLWDKGRRWIAKFSSSTDVQPVVKLEFLAMRLAALVGLDVAPVKLMHVAGKDVLLVERFDRVMHVDGQWRRRGQVSALTLLALDEMMAAYASYEDLAEIIRHRFERPRVALHELFGRLVFNILCGNTDDHARNHAAFWDGTRLSLTPAYDICPQPRAGQEATQAMKILGDRRFSRLTLCVEAAPHFQLSREEARGIIDAQLSAIRAHWQAICGEAGLGEAERNALWGRQFLNPFGLQDYLEA
- a CDS encoding helix-turn-helix transcriptional regulator, with the protein product MARSRNRTYSRYTQHALNLLGSLLRASRIERKVSTQALAERAGISRDLLYRIEKGDPRCEIGVVFELAAILGVSLFEPDVGALQKHGREIEDRLTLLPKTVHAPRDEVKDDF